In Niallia sp. FSL W8-0635, one genomic interval encodes:
- a CDS encoding chromate transporter, with amino-acid sequence MTHWHLFLAFFRVGILGYGGGPSSIPLVKKEVVDKYKWMTDDEFSDVLALGNALPGPIATKMAGYIGWQVKGVFGMINAIIASVVPTILLMVVLLTFLNSFKDKPWVLGMTKAVVPVVGVMLGVLTVDFLKKVNTSFGVKLTIGLLVVSVILLVLLNIHPAIVIGVVIVVSLLSKKAKQEVKEVKAS; translated from the coding sequence ATGACACATTGGCATTTATTCCTTGCTTTTTTCCGAGTGGGGATATTAGGATATGGCGGTGGTCCATCTTCCATCCCTCTCGTAAAAAAAGAAGTAGTGGATAAATATAAATGGATGACAGATGATGAGTTTTCCGATGTTTTAGCATTAGGAAATGCTTTACCTGGTCCGATTGCTACAAAAATGGCAGGATATATTGGCTGGCAAGTAAAGGGAGTCTTCGGAATGATAAACGCCATTATCGCATCAGTTGTTCCTACTATTCTATTAATGGTTGTTCTCCTGACCTTTTTAAATTCCTTTAAAGATAAGCCTTGGGTACTAGGAATGACAAAGGCAGTTGTCCCAGTAGTTGGGGTAATGCTTGGTGTATTGACAGTAGACTTTCTAAAGAAAGTAAATACTAGCTTTGGTGTAAAACTAACGATCGGGTTACTAGTTGTAAGTGTTATCCTTTTAGTTCTTCTGAATATTCATCCTGCGATTGTGATTGGCGTTGTCATTGTCGTTTCCCTTCTTAGCAAGAAGGCGAAGCAGGAAGTTAAAGAGGTGAAGGCTTCGTGA
- a CDS encoding chromate transporter, with product MIYWHIFWAFFLPGILGYGGGPASIPLVEKEVVDRYGWVTENEFSEMLAMGNALPGPIATKMAGYIGFQEGGVIGAFIGVFATVAPSLILMIALLRLLMKFKDSPKVNLLTNLVRPVIAVLLAMMTISFFQNSYNGIGIFQTVFIGIISLLLLEKVKVHPAYVIAGSLVYGAIFLA from the coding sequence GTGATTTATTGGCACATCTTTTGGGCTTTTTTTCTTCCGGGAATTCTTGGCTATGGAGGTGGTCCTGCTTCGATTCCTTTAGTGGAAAAAGAAGTAGTTGATCGATATGGCTGGGTAACGGAAAATGAATTTAGTGAAATGTTAGCAATGGGAAATGCTTTGCCAGGTCCAATTGCTACGAAAATGGCAGGCTATATAGGGTTTCAAGAGGGGGGAGTAATTGGCGCATTCATTGGTGTATTTGCAACAGTTGCCCCGTCCTTAATTCTAATGATTGCCCTATTACGTTTGTTAATGAAATTTAAAGATTCACCTAAAGTGAATCTACTGACAAACTTAGTTAGACCAGTGATTGCGGTTTTACTGGCAATGATGACGATCAGTTTTTTCCAGAATTCTTATAATGGAATCGGAATCTTTCAGACCGTTTTCATTGGTATCATAAGTTTACTTTTATTAGAAAAAGTAAAAGTCCATCCTGCTTATGTGATAGCAGGTTCCCTTGTGTATGGGGCAATTTTCTTAGCATAG
- a CDS encoding DUF1028 domain-containing protein: MTFSIVGYDPQEKEWGIAVQSKFLGVGAVVPWAKAGVGAVATQSYANTSFGPEGLRLMEEGKSAEEALHALLDKDPGREQRQVGFVDAKGNAATYTGKECYDWAGGVTGPYFVAQGNILVDENTVKAMAESFQKTEGSLAARLLTALQAGQNAGGDSRGQQSAALLVVKDRGGYGGFNDRYIDLRVEDHEEPIKELTRIYQLQQLYFAPSKPENVIPIDGGTLEELTTNLQRLGYLNEKITEIPEALTTYIHTENFEEREQKTGFIDLEVLEYMKKQK; this comes from the coding sequence ATGACATTCTCAATTGTTGGTTATGATCCACAGGAAAAAGAATGGGGAATCGCTGTCCAATCGAAATTTCTTGGCGTTGGAGCAGTAGTACCTTGGGCAAAAGCAGGAGTGGGAGCAGTTGCTACTCAATCTTATGCAAATACTTCCTTTGGTCCAGAAGGCTTACGTTTAATGGAAGAGGGAAAATCAGCAGAAGAAGCATTGCATGCATTATTAGATAAGGACCCAGGCAGAGAGCAAAGACAAGTTGGCTTTGTTGATGCAAAGGGGAATGCTGCAACCTATACTGGAAAAGAATGCTATGACTGGGCTGGAGGAGTAACTGGTCCTTATTTTGTAGCACAGGGAAATATTTTAGTTGATGAAAATACAGTAAAGGCAATGGCTGAATCTTTTCAAAAAACAGAAGGAAGCCTGGCTGCACGCTTACTTACAGCATTACAGGCAGGACAGAATGCAGGTGGTGACAGTAGAGGGCAGCAATCAGCAGCTCTGCTTGTTGTTAAGGATAGAGGAGGCTATGGTGGCTTTAATGATCGTTATATTGATTTGCGTGTAGAAGATCACGAGGAACCAATTAAAGAACTAACCCGCATCTATCAATTACAGCAACTATATTTCGCTCCATCAAAGCCAGAGAATGTTATTCCGATTGATGGAGGTACGTTAGAAGAATTAACGACTAACTTACAAAGATTGGGGTATCTAAACGAGAAAATCACAGAAATACCCGAAGCACTCACAACCTATATTCATACCGAGAACTTTGAAGAAAGAGAACAAAAAACAGGCTTTATCGATTTAGAAGTACTCGAGTATATGAAAAAACAAAAATAA
- the nikB gene encoding nickel ABC transporter permease has product MISMIIRRLFQLVLLLIGISFLVFASMHMAPGDPASIIAGPTATDSDIAAIQESLGLNKPFLVQYWDYLKNVLQGDLGYSYQTKQSVSEAIALRFPNTLNLAIASIIVAVVIGLVAGIISALKQNSWLDVFSTVFSLGGISIPNFWLGSILILVFAVNLQMLPVGGLDAPFWSIEGMKQLILPAITLGTGSAAMIARMSRSSMLEVIQADYVRTARAKGVKESSIIGVHAMKNAMIPVITVIGVNFGGLLGGTIITEQVFAINGVGRLMINAIASRDFPMVQGSVLLVASLFVLVNLIVDIIYVFVDPRISYDN; this is encoded by the coding sequence TTGATCTCGATGATTATTAGAAGGCTATTTCAGCTTGTATTATTACTTATTGGAATATCTTTCTTAGTTTTTGCTAGTATGCATATGGCACCGGGAGATCCAGCTTCAATCATAGCAGGACCAACCGCAACTGATTCTGATATCGCCGCGATTCAAGAAAGTCTAGGTTTGAATAAGCCTTTTCTTGTTCAGTATTGGGACTATTTAAAAAATGTCTTACAGGGCGATCTTGGTTATTCCTATCAAACGAAACAGTCCGTTTCAGAAGCGATTGCACTAAGATTTCCGAATACACTGAATTTGGCGATTGCAAGTATTATTGTCGCAGTTGTGATCGGATTAGTAGCTGGTATTATCTCAGCACTTAAACAAAATTCATGGCTAGATGTATTCAGTACCGTATTTTCATTAGGTGGTATTTCGATTCCTAACTTTTGGTTAGGTTCCATCTTAATTCTCGTATTCGCTGTAAACCTGCAGATGCTACCGGTTGGAGGGTTGGATGCTCCGTTTTGGTCAATAGAAGGAATGAAGCAATTGATACTTCCTGCTATTACATTAGGCACAGGGTCAGCTGCCATGATTGCACGGATGAGTCGTTCTTCTATGCTAGAAGTGATTCAAGCTGATTATGTACGAACAGCTAGAGCTAAAGGGGTAAAAGAAAGCTCCATTATTGGTGTTCATGCAATGAAAAATGCGATGATTCCAGTCATTACCGTAATTGGCGTTAACTTTGGAGGATTATTAGGGGGAACGATTATTACGGAACAAGTTTTTGCGATAAACGGTGTTGGGAGATTAATGATTAATGCAATTGCATCAAGAGATTTTCCGATGGTGCAAGGCTCCGTATTATTGGTAGCTTCTCTCTTTGTTTTAGTAAACTTAATCGTTGATATTATTTATGTCTTTGTAGATCCAAGAATTAGCTATGACAATTAG
- a CDS encoding ABC transporter ATP-binding protein: protein MEKKLLSVKDLRTNFRTADGELSAVRGISFDLDKGETLCIVGESGCGKSITSLSLMGLLPSNGYISKESSIDFKGTDLSKLTKEQLRSIRGRDISMIFQEPMTALNPVLTIGYQLREPLMLHQQLSKQKANAKGIELLKQVGIPYPEKRMKQYPHELSGGMRQRVMIAIALSCRPQLLIADEPTTALDVTIQAQILDLMNDLKTELGMGVIMVTHDMGVVAEIADRVMVMYAGEKVEEGDVESIFTNPQHPYTKGLLNSVPDIDDPTFELEAIPGSLPNLNEEISGCRFHPRCPFATDRCRATSPNEYELHSAHRVKCWLQEEVEIHADNRETIPS from the coding sequence ATGGAGAAGAAGCTATTATCTGTAAAAGACTTACGGACAAATTTTCGTACAGCTGATGGGGAACTGTCAGCTGTACGAGGAATTTCTTTTGACTTAGATAAGGGAGAAACATTATGCATTGTCGGAGAATCCGGTTGTGGGAAAAGTATTACCTCCCTTTCCCTTATGGGGCTTCTTCCGAGCAATGGTTATATTAGCAAAGAATCATCAATTGATTTTAAAGGAACAGATTTATCAAAGCTCACAAAGGAACAATTACGTTCCATCAGAGGTCGCGATATTTCGATGATTTTCCAGGAACCGATGACTGCGTTAAATCCGGTGTTAACAATAGGGTATCAGCTTCGAGAGCCACTTATGCTTCATCAGCAGCTGTCAAAGCAAAAGGCAAATGCCAAAGGAATTGAATTACTAAAACAGGTAGGAATTCCATATCCTGAAAAAAGAATGAAGCAATACCCACATGAATTAAGTGGGGGAATGAGACAACGTGTCATGATTGCGATTGCGTTATCCTGTCGTCCGCAATTATTAATTGCAGATGAACCAACCACTGCTTTAGATGTAACGATTCAGGCGCAAATATTAGATTTAATGAATGATTTAAAGACGGAGCTAGGCATGGGTGTGATAATGGTTACCCACGATATGGGAGTAGTAGCTGAAATCGCTGATCGCGTCATGGTTATGTATGCTGGAGAAAAAGTGGAAGAAGGCGATGTGGAGAGTATATTTACAAATCCACAGCATCCTTACACAAAAGGCCTTCTAAATTCGGTACCAGATATTGATGACCCAACCTTTGAACTAGAAGCAATTCCAGGTTCATTGCCGAACTTAAATGAAGAAATAAGTGGATGTCGTTTTCATCCGCGTTGTCCATTTGCTACAGATAGATGTAGGGCAACATCACCGAATGAATATGAGCTTCATTCCGCTCATCGTGTAAAATGCTGGTTGCAAGAGGAGGTGGAAATACATGCAGACAATCGAGAAACAATCCCTTCTTAA
- a CDS encoding GntR family transcriptional regulator — protein sequence MSIIVSIRKRENLSTRDFVYETLKNRITELELKPGQKISEQEIASELNVSRTPVREAFLKLSQEDLLGIYPQIGTIVSLIDLDLVEEARFIRENMEKAVVREACQIFEQEQLFKLESNITMQELCLKNESYHQLLELDDQFHRLLFEGCNKLRTWKMIRQMNSHFDRLRALRLESNLEWDMLVSQHKSIFQFIKEKKEKDAEQLIGMHLNLVNFEKKELKKTYPDYFS from the coding sequence GTGAGTATAATAGTTTCAATCAGAAAAAGGGAAAACCTTTCCACGCGGGATTTTGTTTATGAAACATTAAAAAATAGAATAACAGAATTAGAGCTAAAACCAGGGCAAAAGATTTCGGAGCAAGAAATAGCAAGTGAGTTAAATGTAAGCCGCACTCCAGTAAGAGAAGCATTTTTAAAACTTTCACAAGAAGATTTGCTCGGTATCTATCCACAAATTGGTACGATTGTTTCTTTAATTGACTTGGATCTTGTGGAAGAAGCTAGATTTATTCGAGAAAATATGGAAAAAGCGGTTGTGAGAGAAGCTTGCCAAATATTTGAACAAGAGCAGTTATTTAAATTAGAATCCAATATTACCATGCAGGAATTATGCTTGAAAAATGAATCCTACCATCAATTATTGGAATTAGATGATCAGTTTCATCGCTTGTTATTTGAGGGTTGTAATAAACTTAGAACTTGGAAGATGATTAGACAAATGAACAGCCACTTTGATCGGTTGCGTGCTCTTCGATTAGAATCAAACCTTGAATGGGATATGCTTGTTTCTCAGCATAAATCTATCTTTCAGTTTATTAAGGAAAAGAAAGAAAAGGATGCCGAACAATTAATAGGAATGCATTTAAACTTAGTTAATTTTGAGAAAAAGGAACTGAAAAAGACGTATCCTGATTATTTTAGTTAA
- a CDS encoding gamma-glutamyltransferase family protein produces the protein MKLDYLYHPYPSQRNTVFAKKGMVATSQPLAAQAGLEILQKGGNAIDAAIATAAALTVVEPTSNGIGGDAFALVWVKDKLHGLNASGPSPSSISIDALKEKGLEKMPTHGVIPVTVPGVPSAWAALSEKFGKLPLKETLAPAIRLAEEGYPISPTLGKYWNLAYNRFKEIFHGDEYKPWFDTFAPNGRAPKIGEMWSSEGHAATLRSIAETNAESFYRGELADKISRFMEEHNGYLHKEDLARYYPEWVEPISVSYKGYDVWEIPPNGQGLVALMALNIAKGFDLTEKDSVDTYHKHIEAMKLAFTDGKAFITEEKEMPHTVSELLSEEYAALRREKIGEHAITPEPLSPPKGGTVYLAAADEEGNMISYIQSNYMGFGSGIVIPGTGIGLQNRGHDFSLDPTHPNALKPGKRTYHTIIPGFLTKDNKPVGPFGVMGGYMQPQGHFQVVTNTIDFHLNPQAALDAPRWQWTEGKKILVEPHFPNYLAQALARRGHEIQTATEFGHFGRGQIIWRDEETGALIGGTESRTDGAIASW, from the coding sequence ATGAAATTAGATTACTTATACCATCCTTATCCATCTCAGCGCAACACTGTTTTTGCCAAAAAAGGAATGGTTGCCACTTCCCAGCCTTTAGCTGCTCAAGCAGGTCTGGAAATTTTGCAAAAGGGTGGCAATGCGATTGATGCAGCGATTGCAACAGCAGCAGCATTAACGGTAGTAGAACCAACCTCTAATGGAATCGGTGGAGATGCATTTGCACTTGTATGGGTGAAAGACAAACTTCATGGACTAAACGCAAGTGGTCCTTCACCAAGTTCTATCTCCATTGATGCGTTAAAAGAGAAAGGCTTAGAGAAGATGCCAACCCATGGTGTTATCCCTGTTACTGTACCAGGAGTTCCATCTGCTTGGGCAGCTCTTTCCGAAAAATTTGGAAAGCTACCATTAAAAGAAACGTTGGCACCTGCTATTCGCCTTGCAGAAGAAGGCTATCCAATTAGTCCGACTTTAGGAAAGTATTGGAACCTTGCATATAATCGTTTTAAAGAAATTTTTCACGGTGATGAATATAAGCCTTGGTTTGATACCTTTGCACCAAATGGAAGAGCACCAAAAATTGGGGAGATGTGGTCTTCTGAAGGCCATGCAGCAACTTTGCGTTCTATTGCTGAAACAAATGCAGAAAGCTTTTACCGTGGAGAGCTAGCAGATAAAATTTCCCGGTTTATGGAAGAACATAATGGCTATCTTCATAAAGAAGATTTAGCTCGTTATTATCCTGAATGGGTAGAACCAATTTCTGTTTCTTACAAAGGCTATGATGTTTGGGAAATTCCGCCAAATGGCCAAGGTTTAGTGGCGTTAATGGCACTTAATATTGCAAAAGGCTTTGATTTAACAGAGAAGGATTCTGTCGATACATACCACAAACATATTGAAGCAATGAAGCTAGCATTTACAGATGGGAAAGCGTTCATTACGGAAGAAAAAGAGATGCCACATACGGTAAGTGAGTTATTAAGTGAAGAATATGCGGCTTTAAGAAGAGAAAAAATCGGTGAACATGCGATTACTCCAGAGCCTTTATCCCCTCCTAAGGGAGGAACGGTTTACTTAGCAGCAGCAGATGAAGAAGGAAATATGATTTCGTATATCCAAAGTAACTATATGGGCTTTGGTTCTGGGATTGTTATTCCAGGAACAGGGATTGGCTTGCAAAATCGTGGCCATGATTTCTCCCTTGACCCTACTCATCCCAATGCGTTAAAACCAGGGAAAAGAACGTATCATACGATTATTCCTGGATTCCTTACAAAGGATAATAAACCAGTCGGACCTTTTGGCGTAATGGGTGGTTATATGCAGCCACAAGGACATTTCCAAGTTGTCACTAATACAATAGACTTCCATTTGAACCCACAAGCAGCTTTAGATGCACCAAGATGGCAGTGGACGGAAGGAAAGAAAATTTTAGTAGAGCCTCATTTTCCAAACTATCTCGCTCAAGCACTTGCTAGACGCGGCCATGAAATTCAAACGGCTACAGAATTTGGTCATTTTGGCAGAGGGCAAATCATCTGGCGAGATGAAGAAACAGGTGCATTAATTGGAGGAACGGAATCAAGAACAGATGGAGCAATTGCATCCTGGTAA
- a CDS encoding ABC transporter permease → METVTNPQLSPAVKKAKKDSFLLDTWKKLIRNRLAVAGLIIIILQVVIAIAAPLITSYNPATQNLEATELPMFTEGHWLGTDNYGRDMWSRIAYGARISLVVGSIAVVLGLVGGITLGLLAGYYRKLDGIIMRIVDLLFSFPGILLAMLIIAVLGTSLVNVAIAISIWSIPSCARIVRGSVLSVKKQEYVMAMKSLGASDLRIMFKHILPNCTAPIIVFATMRMATAILSTASLSYLGLGAQPPTPEWGAMISQGQAYMWSSPHMTIIPGIAIMLTVFAFNVVGDGLRDALDPNMKVNH, encoded by the coding sequence ATGGAAACCGTAACAAATCCGCAACTATCTCCAGCTGTAAAGAAAGCGAAAAAAGATTCCTTTCTATTAGACACTTGGAAAAAATTAATTAGAAATCGTTTAGCAGTCGCTGGGTTGATTATCATTATTTTACAAGTAGTAATAGCGATAGCGGCACCGTTAATCACAAGCTATAATCCTGCCACTCAAAACCTTGAAGCAACTGAATTACCGATGTTCACGGAAGGGCATTGGCTCGGTACCGATAATTATGGACGTGACATGTGGAGCAGAATCGCTTATGGGGCAAGGATTTCTCTTGTAGTTGGTAGTATTGCCGTTGTCCTTGGCTTAGTAGGCGGTATTACATTAGGATTACTTGCAGGCTATTATCGTAAATTAGATGGAATTATTATGAGAATAGTAGATTTATTATTTTCTTTCCCTGGTATTTTACTTGCAATGCTTATCATTGCAGTACTTGGAACTAGTTTAGTAAATGTGGCAATTGCAATAAGTATTTGGTCCATTCCTTCTTGTGCGAGGATTGTCAGAGGTTCCGTTTTATCGGTTAAAAAACAAGAATATGTGATGGCAATGAAATCACTGGGAGCAAGCGATTTACGCATAATGTTTAAGCATATTTTGCCAAACTGTACAGCACCAATCATCGTATTTGCAACCATGCGGATGGCAACAGCCATTTTATCCACTGCTTCTCTAAGTTATTTAGGATTAGGTGCTCAGCCACCAACACCTGAATGGGGAGCGATGATATCTCAAGGCCAGGCATATATGTGGTCATCGCCACATATGACAATTATTCCTGGTATTGCCATTATGCTAACCGTATTTGCTTTTAATGTTGTAGGAGATGGATTAAGAGATGCGCTCGATCCGAATATGAAAGTCAATCATTAA
- a CDS encoding glutathione ABC transporter substrate-binding protein, with protein MKKIVFAMMALMLLVAAGCSNSSSGGSSSNGGNVPQELTYATTSDVAGLSPILTNDSVSAAVNDQVYETLFKRNSETMEIEPLLAESYENPDDLTWIIKLKEGIKFQDGTDFNAEAVKYTFDKFRDPATAAPRASLLEPIESINVQDEYTLEIKTKYAYGALLAALSHSNAAIVSPEADKNGDLMKNPVGTGPFKFVSWTPGESIVLEKYPDYWQGEAKLDKVTFKVVPEVTTAISMLQAGDVQFIDAIPTEQLSRVEGLKNVEIQKEEGTPVYWFGFNMQKEPMNNLEFRQAVAYALNRDAYVKQLNGLGVAGNSVIGPKVFGYDEASNDVGYEYNLEKSKELVEKNGFGDKEYTLLVANRANYMKMAEISQSQLQEAGFKIKIESMEWATYLDTTRTGDYEMSFLSWSNSTADGSELLYPNFHSDNVESSNKVKYSNEEFDKLVEESRENVDQDVRAAKLKEANEFLVKDAPAIVMNHGVVTLAYDKSVKGLEIDPTGSWSLYKVYRE; from the coding sequence ATGAAAAAGATTGTTTTTGCCATGATGGCATTAATGCTGCTTGTTGCGGCAGGATGTTCAAATAGCTCTAGTGGAGGTTCCAGTTCAAATGGAGGAAATGTACCACAGGAATTAACGTATGCGACTACTTCTGATGTTGCAGGACTATCCCCAATTTTAACAAATGATTCCGTTTCTGCCGCTGTAAATGATCAAGTGTATGAAACATTGTTCAAACGAAATTCAGAAACAATGGAAATTGAACCGCTTTTAGCAGAATCCTATGAAAATCCAGATGATTTAACATGGATTATCAAGTTAAAAGAAGGAATTAAGTTCCAAGATGGTACAGACTTTAATGCAGAAGCAGTAAAGTATACATTTGATAAATTCCGTGATCCAGCAACTGCAGCCCCACGTGCTTCACTGCTTGAACCAATTGAATCAATCAATGTACAGGATGAGTATACATTAGAAATTAAAACGAAGTATGCATACGGTGCATTGCTTGCAGCACTTTCTCATTCTAATGCTGCTATTGTTAGTCCAGAGGCAGACAAAAATGGTGATTTAATGAAAAATCCTGTAGGGACTGGTCCATTTAAATTTGTAAGCTGGACACCAGGTGAATCTATTGTATTAGAAAAATATCCTGATTACTGGCAAGGAGAAGCAAAACTAGACAAAGTTACATTTAAAGTAGTTCCTGAAGTAACAACAGCTATTTCGATGTTACAAGCAGGAGATGTTCAGTTTATTGATGCTATTCCAACAGAACAATTGTCTCGTGTTGAAGGGCTTAAAAATGTAGAAATTCAGAAAGAAGAAGGAACACCTGTTTACTGGTTCGGGTTTAATATGCAAAAGGAACCAATGAACAACCTAGAATTTCGTCAAGCAGTAGCATATGCATTAAATCGAGATGCTTATGTTAAACAACTTAACGGTTTAGGCGTTGCTGGCAATAGTGTAATCGGGCCAAAAGTATTTGGTTATGATGAAGCAAGCAATGATGTTGGTTACGAATATAACTTAGAAAAATCAAAAGAATTAGTAGAAAAAAATGGCTTTGGTGACAAAGAGTATACATTACTTGTAGCAAACAGAGCGAATTATATGAAAATGGCAGAAATTAGCCAATCTCAATTACAAGAGGCAGGCTTCAAAATCAAAATTGAATCAATGGAATGGGCAACATATCTAGATACTACACGTACTGGGGATTATGAAATGAGCTTCTTAAGCTGGTCCAATTCAACAGCTGATGGAAGCGAACTATTATATCCAAACTTCCATTCCGATAATGTAGAGTCCTCTAATAAGGTGAAATATAGTAATGAAGAATTTGATAAATTAGTAGAAGAAAGTCGTGAAAATGTAGACCAAGATGTTCGTGCAGCGAAATTAAAAGAAGCGAATGAATTTCTTGTAAAAGATGCTCCTGCGATTGTCATGAACCATGGTGTAGTAACACTTGCTTATGATAAATCTGTTAAAGGCTTAGAGATTGATCCAACAGGATCTTGGTCACTATATAAAGTTTACAGAGAGTAG
- a CDS encoding ABC transporter ATP-binding protein, with protein MQTIEKQSLLKLEGVKKYFPIKGGLLQRVQGHVKAVENVSLEVFEGESVGVVGESGCGKSTLGRTVLGLEEITDGKVYFQSQDTQALSNKERKAIKKDMQMIFQDPYASLNPRQKIGNALEEAFVIHTNLSKEERKQRVVGLLQEVGLKEEHYDRYPHEFSGGQRQRIGIARAIALNPSLIICDEAVSALDVSVQAQVLKLMKGLKDKYQLTYLFISHDLGVVRYFCDRVLVMYLGNTVELASSEKLYENPLHPYTKALLSSIPRPKMGAKGERIRLQGEIPNPANPPSGCPFHTRCPIATDLCKQSKPEWKEAETNHFVACHYVGKELN; from the coding sequence ATGCAGACAATCGAGAAACAATCCCTTCTTAAATTAGAAGGGGTTAAAAAGTACTTTCCGATTAAAGGCGGATTGTTGCAGCGAGTTCAGGGGCATGTAAAAGCCGTTGAAAATGTTAGTTTAGAAGTTTTTGAAGGCGAAAGTGTTGGCGTAGTAGGAGAATCTGGATGTGGAAAATCCACACTCGGCAGAACCGTTCTTGGTTTAGAGGAAATAACCGATGGAAAGGTGTATTTCCAAAGCCAAGATACACAGGCGCTTTCCAATAAAGAAAGAAAAGCAATCAAAAAAGATATGCAGATGATTTTCCAGGATCCATATGCTTCCTTAAATCCTCGTCAAAAAATTGGCAATGCATTAGAGGAAGCATTTGTTATTCATACGAATCTATCAAAAGAAGAAAGAAAACAAAGGGTAGTAGGACTTTTACAAGAAGTTGGTTTAAAGGAAGAACATTATGATCGCTATCCCCATGAATTTAGTGGTGGACAACGTCAGCGTATTGGGATTGCTCGTGCGATTGCCCTTAATCCTTCCCTTATTATTTGTGATGAGGCAGTGTCTGCATTAGACGTATCGGTTCAAGCACAGGTTTTAAAATTAATGAAGGGTTTAAAAGATAAATACCAATTAACGTATCTATTTATCTCTCATGATTTAGGAGTAGTTCGCTATTTCTGCGATCGGGTATTGGTTATGTATTTAGGGAATACAGTGGAACTTGCTTCCTCTGAAAAATTATATGAAAATCCACTTCATCCCTACACAAAAGCGTTGTTGTCCTCGATTCCACGCCCAAAAATGGGAGCGAAGGGTGAACGAATTCGCTTACAGGGAGAGATTCCCAATCCTGCGAACCCGCCATCTGGCTGTCCATTCCATACACGCTGTCCGATTGCAACTGACTTATGTAAACAATCGAAACCGGAGTGGAAAGAAGCAGAGACGAATCATTTTGTAGCCTGTCATTATGTCGGAAAGGAATTGAATTAA